In Microbacterium galbinum, a single window of DNA contains:
- a CDS encoding DeoR/GlpR family DNA-binding transcription regulator, whose protein sequence is METSAPAHRRRLPAGRKADLASYVEQTGQVTVGDLAEHFGVSIDTIRRDLDQLDREGVLVRTHGGAVSSATGPLKDRALDVRMRVQTEEKERIARLAAGLIEDGSVVMLNAGTTTLAVARALRNHQDLTIATNNLRIPAELAPTAFRDLYVFGGAVRSITQATTGPVTFTMTPGGPEVDIRCDLALIGVGAVDEGGYSASNLGDAAMMSEMMQRAERTAILADSSKIGRRFFAQIAQLDRADYLITDAPPPPHIAAALAQADVQVLVP, encoded by the coding sequence ATGGAAACATCCGCACCGGCACATCGTCGTCGCCTCCCCGCGGGCAGGAAGGCCGATCTCGCCAGCTACGTCGAGCAGACGGGGCAGGTCACGGTCGGCGATCTCGCCGAGCATTTCGGCGTCTCGATCGACACGATCCGCCGCGATCTCGATCAACTCGACCGCGAAGGCGTGCTCGTGCGCACCCACGGCGGTGCCGTGAGTTCCGCGACCGGGCCGCTCAAGGACCGCGCCCTCGACGTGCGCATGCGCGTACAGACCGAGGAGAAGGAGCGCATCGCTCGCCTCGCCGCCGGTCTGATCGAGGACGGCTCGGTGGTGATGCTGAACGCCGGAACGACGACGTTGGCGGTCGCTCGCGCGCTTCGCAATCATCAGGATCTGACGATCGCGACGAACAACCTGCGGATTCCCGCCGAGCTCGCCCCCACCGCGTTCCGCGACCTGTACGTGTTCGGCGGTGCGGTGCGCTCGATCACCCAGGCGACGACCGGACCCGTGACGTTCACGATGACGCCCGGCGGCCCGGAGGTCGACATCCGCTGCGACCTCGCGCTGATCGGCGTCGGGGCCGTCGACGAGGGCGGGTATTCGGCCTCGAACCTCGGCGACGCCGCGATGATGTCCGAGATGATGCAGCGCGCCGAGCGCACCGCGATCCTGGCGGACTCCTCGAAGATCGGGCGCCGGTTCTTCGCGCAGATCGCGCAGCTCGACCGGGCCGACTACCTGATCACGGATGCCCCGCCGCCCCCGCACATCGCCGCAGCCCTCGCGCAGGCCGACGTGCAGGTTCTCGTCCCCTGA